A window of Geotrypetes seraphini chromosome 16, aGeoSer1.1, whole genome shotgun sequence genomic DNA:
TCTAAAAAGTCCcgtgatacataagaacataagaactgccgctgctgggtcagactagcggTCCATTGTGCcctgcagtccactcacgcggcagcccttaggtcaaagaccaatgccctaactgagaccagccctacctgcgtaggttccggtttagcaggaatttgtctaactttgtcttgaatccctggagggtgttttccagaaagtcagtttgattattgtcacttggacgacctgtcttttaggtcagcCAAGGGCCAAatcggcaggtttttagatgtgtttaagttttgattataagccccttAATGTTAATGGGCATTacttattttaaaattatcttttttttttttttagatttatttgcacaagacatgggggtgggggggttgctaATACTTTATATCCCTGACAGTAATCAGAGCAAAACTACATGTACAATGTTATTTTATCAGTGTAACCTATCAGTAAAAAATGTCTAGAATGAACAATTTGACAATTAcaatactcccccaaaattctcGAGGGTtctattccaggaacccccgcaaactgaagaaaatcactcgcggtctgctccaaccgcctcttcctgtaataaagcaaggctttgacacgcagctcttgATTAGTGTAACCGGACTTTAATACAGGAacaggcggtcagagcagaccgtgaatgagcgagtccgcgattcgcAAACTGGAACACTATATACCTTTTTATCTCTAGGTGCCTGGGTTCTAACCCACAACTCTGTCAATGAATCTCTGGGTGATATCAGATAAGCCACACTTTGCTCTTATGTCTAAGAATTAATACCTAATTTTCTGAGGATGCATTCAGATCAAGTCTAAGCCTGCAGGAGACCTGTTTTGAGATTAAAACTTAAGGAGCTTGTTTTTCTTTATGTAGTGATTACTGCTACAGATGCTTTCAGAACCACTCTGTGTTATAGCAGACATGGGAGCATATATTCAggtttcatttttctttgtttgtttctaATCACAAGGTCAAGAACAGTGAATGAATGGGAGAGAGAAATCAGACATCAGTGACAGAATTCATTCTTCTGGGGTTCTCTGATCATCCTCTGTTGCAGGGTCTCGTCTGTGGGATGGTTCTTCTGGTCTACTTGATCTCCGTGATGGCAAATGTTGTGTTTCTGATGTTGATGTGTGCTGACCCTCACCTTCACAAGCCCATGTACTTCTTCCTCAGCAACCTGTCCATCCTGGACATCTGTTGTACCTCTGTCACCCTCCCCAAAATGCTAAGCAGCTTCTTCACAGGAAATAGATCAATTTCCTTCCATGCATGTATGACCCAACTCTACTTCTTCTTGTGTTTCACAGCTACAGAACTATTTCTTCTCAGTGCCATGGCATACGACCGTTATGTGGCGATTTGTGACCCTTTACGCTACTCTCTTATCATGAAGAAGAGCCTCTGCATCCTACTGGCTGCTGGGTCCTGGGGCATTAGCTTTCTGGATGTGCAGCCTGCAACCCTTATGATATCTCAGTTGTCTTACTGTGGTTCTAATAATATTAATCATTTCTTCTGTGACCTAATAGCATTGATGAAGCTTTCTTGCAGCAACACTCACGGTGTGGAGAATGTGATATTTTCTGATGGTATCATTTTCGGAATTGTCCCCTTCCTCCTAACCATCTGCTCCTACATCTTCATTGTCTCTACCATCCTGAAGATCCGTTCAACAGAAGGAAAGCAgaaggctttctccacctgcgcCTCCCACCTTACCTCTGTTATTCTATTCTATGGAACTATTCTCTGTATAAATATGAGGCCAACTTCCATGTATTCACCAACCCAAGACAAACTCTTCTCTTTACTGTACACAGCTCTGATTCCTACTTTAAACCCCATCATTTATAGCCTGAGGAACCATGAAATAAAAAATGCATTGAGGAAAATCAGAGATAAAAGACAAATGCAGGAATTTAAATGTATGTATCCCTCAAAACCTACAGTTTTGAATATATAaatccataggcagcggaacactacTTCGGGGCCCAGGAGCTCTGTCCTAGCATACAACCTCTCAGCAGTTCgagtcccccacccacctcctcctggaGCTTTATTTATAAATCTTCAGCAACTGCCATGCAGCGTCCACAAGCAGGTAtgtccccggaagtagaatgaagagttCTGGAGAAGACTTGCTGTTGGCGATGCAcagcggctgcccaaagatttaaagtatAACACTGGGAGAAGGGAGGACAGGAGGGCTAAAAACAGCAAGCCAAAGGTTTTTGGGAGGCCATGGCCTCAGTATAAATCTATTTAGGTACTGTTTCCTTCAACAAAAGTCTTTATACCTTCTTATCTCTCTTTGACCTACTGATTATTCAAGAAATGCTATGAAATTAAGGCACTGCAGGTTGTGcagaacactgcagcaagactaaTAACGAGGGTTTCTCGATAAGTGCACATTTCACCCATACTGAagcaattacattggctaccaattaagTTTAGGATTGAGTATCGTTTCTAACAATTGTTCATCAGACAATCTATGGAATGGTACCATGGTATCTATTGTAGACACTAAGGAGATACACACCACTGCGTTAAGATCAGAATCAGAAATGAGATTGTCAACCGAATCAGTAGGGGTAACACCCTACAAAGGAACCTAAGCAGCAGCTTTTTCAGTAGCCGGTTGCCTGAGACTCTGCAAGGACTTGGAATCTTTAAGAAAAGACCTGAGAAATCATTTATTTGTGTAAGCATTTTATTAATGTGGAATACTTTTCTCTATATGACATATATGTAATTAAATATTCTGAAAGTGGAAGAAAGATGAGATGGCTTTCATGTTGACGTCAATATTAAGTAATTTCTATGTAAGAGCTTAAGTATGTGCcttaatgtaatccgcttaggtttattttaaaataaattaataaaatatgtatATATCTAATTGTTAAGAATGTCTTTCGATGAGTGGTCTTCAGttgtctgttttgttttcatgcttTAGGTATCTCCGGATACATTTGTAATTTGACCTTTGAAAATGCATTAATTAGTATTAAGGGTTTTTTTCCTTTAGTTACTTCATAATTTGTGTGCAAAGTGTCCTCCTTCAGCCTTGAGACATTCATGAAGTCTTCAACGCCACTGAGCCATTGGCTCAGTGAATTCTGAGGCTCCATTAAGACTATTTTGAGAGCTTGGAGGGCCAGGACTCCACCCTGttgaaatataaataataataatttatttataacccgctatacCTTAACACattgtatctcaaactgtgtttcaaggcacaccagtgtgcctcctgagatttcaggtgtgccgcggtacgctggggaggaggagaagcactgatgccagctgactgcctacagcacgtgcctcttgtggcgagaggcatgtcctgtaggcaatcagtgggtgccagcacctatccttctctctggcaccccccactgacatctcagggcacacctggagggccttcacacacacacgCAGACATCGACATGACGATATCCatgcacttatttatttatttcaatttttatcccatcctcccagtagctgagaacggcctacaagcaaacattcacagtggaggaTATTTGGACAGTGCAAAGATTATAGagtagtttaagtacaaggattatacagcaatttaagtacaggttaagaatggactatacagtaatttaaatGGTGGTTCAGAAAGGAGAAGGGAGGAGGAGTTTAAGGGTAGATTGCATTTGTaactttagttgaagaggagggtctttacttccaggtgcctcgagccacggccactatctttagtgtgctgcggctcgagaaagtttgcgggacactgctttaacagttcagagcggtttacagcaaaGAGAATCTGCCAGACGCAGATGAAATACAAATGGAATTATATAACTAGTATGGTTGGGTTTCTTTAGCCAAAATTGTCATACAAAAGAGATTTCAAAGGTTTCCTTAGACATTTGGTAAGGGGAAGAATTCACAGAAGAGGTTTCTCCAGCAAATTTGTCACACAAATAAGATTTCACAGATTTCCTAAATATTTGATAAGATAATGGAGGTTTTGCTCCAGAAACTAGACTGGTAAGTtaaagttttgtccaggaatctttttacAATACATCCTTTTAGCGTAGGAAAAGAGAATAGAGAAATTCTCCATGTGGGTCGAAGGTTTGTAGAGAGCACAAAGCAGTTGACAAGATAAGTGGGAGCAAGGCCTGACAGTGTTTTGTAGCACAAACATGCAAGTTTGAAAATGATTCtggcctccactggcagccagtgtaatttcctGTAGTACGGGGTAATGTGATCTGATTTTTTCAACCCAAATATCAAACCTACTCCAATATTTTGAATGATTCTCAATCTCCtgatagtttgttttttttaatgatcctaaataaatgatgttacagtagtccaatgtgCTCAGTACCAAAGATTGCACCAGCAAGCTGAAGAATGAGAAATGaaatcctaggacaagcaggatgagtcagccacatacgggtgttgtcccaacacctcccaatttgcggataagctctccaatagctcagagagatttttttttttttctgagcacttGGAGTGCCCAGGCCCCACTGGGCAAAGCTGAAGAATGAAAATAAGGTTCTAATGTAATAATAaccaggaccgtgaagttctatgcggtttacaatgattaaaagatgttacagattgagtagaattaacaaagttaagggttAGTGATTAATATACGTAGTTTCCAAAGAGTATAGTAACATTTTTTAATCATGGTTTCAAAAGTTAAAGATTGGTCTAAAGTGACGCCTAGAATTTTTATTGTGGGACTGATAGTATAGTTTGTTCCATTTATCAGAAGAGAAGATTCTGTGATTTTATTGGATGGACTTGCAAGGAATATATTTGTTCTTTCTGAATCCAATTTAAGTTTGAAATTTTTAGCCCATTTTTCAGTGAGATTGAATATAGATGTTTGTTTCTAATGAGAGTGTGATAAAAGGAACAACGATTTTGAAGTCGTCAGTGTAAATGTATGTTTGTAAGTTCAGTTTAGATAGTTCTCTTCCCAGAGAGGCCATATAAAGGTTAAAGAGGAAAGGAGACAGTAGTGATTCCTATGGATTGCTACAGCAGTTAGTCCACTTTTTGGAATATACTTCCTCACTAAGAACTTgatatgtgttttttttaaagaaactctTGGACCAATTCAGAACCTGACCAGAAATTCCTATGGTGTCTAAGCACCATATTGCTCAGAAACGTCTTAACATTCAGGCAGAAGTTTCTGCTGCACTAGGATGATTTGGAGTTATTTGGGGGGACCCTTTTTTTCTGGACACTCTGTAGATGTTGGTGCAGTAGCTACAAAGGGAATCATTCCATATAGGTCTTCTAAAGTTAGATGCCAGGATATATGAATTCTATATCGACAATTCCATgcataattgccattatagaCTACCTACGCCATGTCAAAGGTGGATGTAAATGATCATGCCTGACAATAGTCCATAACCTCAAAGCATATATGATGAGAAGAACCCTGACTCGCCCGTGCCCCTCCCACTTGTGTGGTATTACATTTGCACTCAAGGGTTATAGAACATGAAATTAAGTTATGTGTTTAACTGAAACTTGCTTCCAATTAACACACAGTTGTTCAAAAaccaagattttttttaaaaaaagtattattttaattTCCCCAATTCCTATAGATAGGTAGGAAAATCATTCAACTTCCCtcctccagcttccctcattctcGTCCATTTCACTGCTCTCCACTCCCCTTGACCCACATTGAGATTAGTGGGATAGTCAATGTTCAAAAGTGACTGCATGTTTCCGAGAGGGGAGGAAATGGGAAGATTTACATAGACCAGGTCCTTGCAAGAGCCAGACACAATTTTTACACTAGTTGGGTAACTTTTCCAGGAAGTCAATAGAGAGAGAACACCAGGGGAAAATCTTTTTGCTAATCATGATCTCATTTAACTCAGACACTAGCATGTAGATAAATAGGAAGTGAAGCGAGGGCACTCTCTCATCTTCCAGTGCTCTGGACACTCGGTCTGCAGACTCTCTGTTTTATAAAATCCCTCTGCCTGAGTCAGTAAAGATGTGACGACCAGAGGTCCTGCAGCTAATGTAAGTAAACCTACTGTTTGCCTGGTTATTATGGGACAGAGATAGTGGGATGAAGGAGACCCTGTTTCCCTCCTGCTACCACTGGTGGGAGAGTGCTCTCAGCACAGGCTGTCTTTCTGCACGACTCTGGTCCCTTTTATCTAGTCCCAAAATTCAGTGCTAGCTGGATATCCTACTGATGCTTCTCCTGCAAGGAAGTTTAATTAGTGTTATTTAAAAGATAAAGTTCCCAGTTTTCCTTGTTAGACCGCCTGAAAGATCCTGAACCGAGGAAGAAGGTTGTATATTATAAAACTCTAGATACAAAAGCTACAGTTAGTGAAATATAAAATTTCAGTTTGTAAGTTTTCAGCCTTTATTTTAGTAGTGCGgggctcatcaagtctgcccagcactataAGCTGCTTAAGGATGTAACTGCCTTCCTGTGCATGCTATTCTGCCTCCCCAAATGAGTTCTTTTAGGGTTTAAAATGGAGCTCCATGCCATTCATCCCTCCCTGACTTCACTGCCTTCATTTTGCTTTGTGCTGGTGTCTATGTTGACCTCGTCTCCCACCCCCCTGTCATGTAAAAGTACAAAAAAATCATTTTGCAGCTATTTAGAGGAGAAGCTCTCACTGCCTAGTTTCCATCCAGCTGTTTAATAGAAATCTTAATGTTTATCTCACTCTTTTCTGAATCCTATCACTGTCTACTCTCCGTCTCCTCCACTGGGGGGTCCTCCAAGGCATCCATCACTCTTTCTGTTTTTCCTGATGTTGCTCACAATTCTTGTTGCCTTCCCTTGGAAAGagttcatttcattttttttaagtatttaacCATACCATACTCATTCTATATCCCACAAATGTcgactaggaatcattgcggcttacataatattagaaactagtctttaagcccgttacattaacgggtgctagaatagatgtgtgtttctgtctttgtctctctctctctctcctctgccgctttctgtctgtctttctgtctctctctttcctcggctgtccacaatcacaccttgcctgctccccctgtccagcagtagcccttttcccttccttttacatccccctgtccagcagaactcCTTACTTActccccctgtcaagcagcaACGTTTacctgctcaccctgtccagcatGCGGTTCCTCTTCTTTGAGGTAGCCTACTGAGGATCtcggccggctgtagcaaacctcgcaggctgctctgcaccTCGGTTGCACGTTCCCTTTGATGCGATCCCATCCGTCatagggaacgtgctaccgaggtgcagagcggcctgcgaggttcgctacagcaggCGATCAGAGGCGGAGCAGCaatggttggtgagtgagggcgggagggaggagtcgccggcatgttccctgcctccgtgttctcCCTGCCTCCATGTTCGAAAATCAAATTTGGCACATAAGCACACCTCACGGAGGCAGGAAACACAAAACCCTAAgtacgcatgcacacttaggttTTAATATAGAGGATGATACAGAGAACACGTTCCAACAGGTCAGCGCAGTGAtgagaatagatgtgtttttagtgctttcctgaattggaagtatgtggTAAGTCGTCATAAGCTGCTTGCGAGTGCTCTAGATATTTTTTTTGCCAGAGAATGCAGTAAAAGCAGTCAGTTTAGCAGGGCATAAAAATGGTTTtacataatttcctaaaaaaataaaagtccttaagccattattaagatggacttaagagaaatccactgcttattcctaggataagcagaataaaatctgttttactacttgggatctagctaggtacttgggaactagattggccactgttgggaacaagatactgggcttgatggccgtTCATTTGGGcccagtataataataataataataacagcttatataccgcaataccgtgaagttctatgcggtttacaaaagattaagcaaaggtacaaattgactgacttcaagaggggaagaggaaagagaagtcattagacaggaaattcattgttgaggagaaaagtgatcaaaaggacagtaggtcgctattgagaggaaagagataagtggatcagttgtcaagatgttttaggaacaggtttcctaaattcctcataagtagagggcgaaagtaattgttctaggtctttaccccatgatgctgcttggtgtgagagaaggaattcatggtgttttttcagtttgcaacctctcactgggggggggggaaacgaagtatagcaattcttatgttcttgtatcaTATTTCATCTGTCTCCCCACTAGGGTACACATATTCAGACCCTCAAATGCCACATGAAATGTCTTCTAGTGCAGACTCTACACTGTTTTGGTCAGTTTCTTGTGGACTACCTCCAGTCTTTTATATCCTTACTGAGATGAGATGAGGGCTCCAAAACTGAAAGCATTCCAGGTGAAGTCTCACATTATCATTTCCTCCTTTCTAATTGTTAAGTACCGCTTTATGCCACTGAgcacttaatttaatttaattccatTTATAGCCTGCTTAACCACAAAGTTCCAGTGTATGATACAAgttatccttatgtgacacaaactggttctggtaccaatatacatctcTTTGTAGTCTATCAGTCAAGGGTAGCAGTAGGGTTTACATGCTGGTGAAATATTTTTATACACAAGCTATGATAACGAGTTTTCCTTTGTGTTTCAATCACCAACAGCCACTGTTTCCACAATTGTG
This region includes:
- the LOC117350343 gene encoding olfactory receptor 1019-like, which translates into the protein MGERNQTSVTEFILLGFSDHPLLQGLVCGMVLLVYLISVMANVVFLMLMCADPHLHKPMYFFLSNLSILDICCTSVTLPKMLSSFFTGNRSISFHACMTQLYFFLCFTATELFLLSAMAYDRYVAICDPLRYSLIMKKSLCILLAAGSWGISFLDVQPATLMISQLSYCGSNNINHFFCDLIALMKLSCSNTHGVENVIFSDGIIFGIVPFLLTICSYIFIVSTILKIRSTEGKQKAFSTCASHLTSVILFYGTILCINMRPTSMYSPTQDKLFSLLYTALIPTLNPIIYSLRNHEIKNALRKIRDKRQMQEFKCMYPSKPTVLNI